One Sinorhizobium sp. BG8 DNA window includes the following coding sequences:
- a CDS encoding CBS domain-containing protein, with protein MQIAEIMTRNVHLARPENTLHEAAVMMADHDIGFLPVADESGLVGTITDRDIVVRAIAPGRDGETLVGDTMSTSVTYCFSDEQVEDVVRHMGALQVRRLAVLDRHNRLAGVVSLADAARAAPDAAGSGLKEIVEPTEGATYRPLP; from the coding sequence ATGCAAATCGCTGAAATCATGACACGCAACGTTCATCTGGCAAGGCCGGAGAACACGCTTCACGAGGCCGCTGTAATGATGGCCGACCACGATATCGGATTCCTGCCGGTCGCCGACGAGAGCGGGCTGGTGGGCACGATCACCGATCGCGACATCGTCGTGAGGGCCATAGCCCCCGGACGTGACGGAGAAACGCTGGTCGGCGATACGATGTCGACAAGCGTTACCTACTGCTTCTCTGACGAGCAGGTCGAAGACGTGGTGCGTCACATGGGCGCCCTGCAGGTGAGGCGGCTGGCGGTTCTCGATCGGCACAACCGCCTCGCTGGGGTCGTTTCGCTTGCAGATGCGGCCCGGGCCGCCCCTGACGCGGCCGGCAGTGGACTGAAGGAAATCGTCGAGCCGACCGAGGGTGCGACCTACAGACCACTCCCCTGA
- a CDS encoding DNA translocase FtsK, producing the protein MRISRNNFSSAALAHDGYEAVTPDNDSGDDGWDDATEAPAEEDLQWYDSHAEIANDAAKSRFRSPVLQGYDPAQNADGTWESHFYLAPNVRFTRTPDRVGAERRLAEQAEAIPQPKDPVPAQTLPSETALLQKLREALNERRRKPEPIVEPDAPAPLAVASTPEPTPQLEVKPIQAKPIQSVTIPVPQFARPVVNPPAAPAAPRQTNPEAATPSRFVNLSDFAFFETMAIDVDLIPERAPVRKDVAIAPAQKVNVAPAAPAPVSVPQPQVESIAHLFRVVECRKPSVAETPAADVSETAAVTPVVEIAAPAPSGPEAPALVAQQAGIAPVPAVHAANAVQPVVENVERPRVAVTSGVAISKPFQINLDAMPVASDPGYEFPPRDLLQEPPLSAGYVLSQETLEQNAGLLESVLEDFGVRGEIIHVRPGPVVTLYEFEPAPGVKSSRVIGLADDIARSMSALSARVAVVPGRNVIGIELPNATRETVYFREMIDSQDFARTAFKLPLCLGKTIGGEPVVAELAKMPHLLVAGTTGSGKSVAINTMILSLLYRFRPEECRLIMVDPKMLELSIYDGIPHLLTPVVTDPKKAVMALKWAVREMEDRYRKMSRLGVRNIDGYNSRAAAARAKGETIMATVQTGFDRGTGEAVHEQQEIDLDPMPYIVVIVDEMADLMMVAGKEIEGAIQRLAQMARAAGIHLIMATQRPSVDVITGTIKANFPTRISFQVTSKIDSRTILGEQGAEQLLGQGDMLHMAGGGRISRVHGPFVSDEEVEKVVLHLKAQGRPEYLETVTADEEESKESKEGKEVEPPAGAVFDKSDMAAEDGNDLYEKAVKVVMRDKKCSTSYIQRRLAIGYNRAASLVERMEKEGLVGPANHVGKREIINGERDAFGPIAPDEAE; encoded by the coding sequence ATGCGTATTTCCAGAAACAACTTCTCATCCGCAGCCCTGGCCCATGACGGGTACGAGGCGGTAACACCGGACAACGATAGTGGAGACGACGGCTGGGACGACGCGACCGAGGCGCCCGCCGAAGAGGACCTGCAGTGGTACGATTCGCATGCGGAGATCGCCAACGATGCGGCGAAATCCCGTTTTCGTTCGCCGGTTCTGCAAGGTTACGACCCGGCGCAGAACGCCGATGGAACATGGGAAAGCCACTTCTACCTCGCACCCAATGTGCGCTTCACCCGGACGCCCGACCGTGTCGGCGCGGAGCGGCGGCTGGCCGAACAAGCTGAAGCCATTCCGCAGCCAAAGGATCCTGTCCCCGCCCAGACGCTGCCCTCGGAGACAGCACTTCTGCAAAAGCTGAGGGAAGCCCTCAACGAGCGGCGGCGCAAGCCGGAGCCGATCGTCGAACCCGATGCGCCAGCTCCCCTGGCGGTGGCCTCCACTCCGGAGCCGACCCCGCAACTCGAAGTAAAGCCAATTCAAGCGAAGCCGATACAGTCAGTGACCATACCCGTACCCCAATTCGCAAGACCCGTCGTCAATCCCCCGGCTGCACCAGCAGCCCCGAGGCAGACTAACCCAGAGGCGGCAACTCCGTCTCGCTTCGTCAATCTTTCCGATTTCGCGTTCTTCGAGACGATGGCAATCGACGTCGATCTCATTCCCGAGCGCGCGCCCGTCCGGAAGGACGTCGCGATCGCCCCCGCGCAGAAGGTGAATGTTGCACCAGCGGCGCCGGCGCCGGTGTCCGTTCCTCAGCCCCAAGTCGAGTCGATTGCGCACCTCTTCCGCGTGGTCGAGTGCCGCAAGCCGTCCGTTGCCGAAACGCCTGCCGCCGACGTGAGTGAAACCGCCGCCGTAACTCCGGTTGTCGAGATTGCCGCACCGGCGCCGTCCGGCCCGGAAGCTCCGGCTCTTGTGGCCCAACAGGCAGGTATTGCTCCGGTGCCGGCTGTCCATGCCGCAAATGCGGTCCAGCCGGTGGTCGAAAATGTCGAGCGGCCGCGCGTGGCGGTGACGTCCGGCGTGGCGATTTCGAAGCCCTTCCAGATCAATCTGGATGCAATGCCCGTCGCGTCCGACCCGGGTTACGAATTCCCCCCGCGCGACCTGCTTCAGGAACCGCCCCTTTCTGCCGGCTACGTCCTGTCGCAGGAAACGCTCGAGCAGAATGCGGGCCTTCTGGAAAGCGTGCTCGAGGACTTCGGTGTGCGTGGCGAGATCATCCACGTGCGGCCCGGTCCTGTCGTGACGCTCTACGAATTCGAACCGGCGCCCGGCGTCAAATCCTCGCGCGTGATCGGCCTTGCGGACGACATTGCCCGCTCCATGTCGGCACTCTCTGCCCGCGTCGCTGTTGTGCCCGGCCGCAATGTCATCGGCATCGAACTGCCGAACGCGACCCGCGAGACCGTCTACTTCCGCGAGATGATCGACTCCCAGGATTTCGCAAGGACGGCGTTCAAGCTGCCACTCTGCCTCGGCAAGACCATCGGCGGTGAACCCGTGGTGGCGGAACTGGCAAAGATGCCGCACCTGCTCGTCGCCGGAACTACCGGCTCCGGCAAGTCGGTCGCCATCAATACGATGATCCTGTCGCTGCTCTACCGGTTCCGGCCGGAGGAATGCCGACTGATCATGGTCGACCCCAAGATGCTGGAACTGTCGATCTACGACGGCATCCCGCATCTGCTGACGCCGGTCGTGACGGACCCGAAGAAGGCGGTGATGGCTCTGAAATGGGCCGTGCGTGAGATGGAGGACCGCTACCGCAAGATGTCGCGGCTGGGCGTGCGCAACATCGATGGCTACAACAGCCGTGCCGCCGCCGCCCGGGCAAAGGGCGAGACGATCATGGCGACGGTCCAGACCGGCTTTGACCGGGGCACGGGTGAAGCCGTCCACGAGCAGCAGGAGATCGACCTCGATCCCATGCCCTACATCGTCGTCATCGTCGACGAAATGGCCGACCTGATGATGGTTGCCGGCAAGGAGATCGAAGGTGCGATCCAGCGTCTTGCGCAGATGGCGCGCGCCGCCGGCATCCATCTCATCATGGCGACCCAGCGTCCTTCGGTCGACGTCATCACCGGCACGATCAAGGCGAACTTCCCGACCCGTATTTCGTTCCAGGTGACGTCGAAGATCGACAGCCGCACCATTCTCGGCGAGCAGGGAGCTGAACAGCTCCTCGGCCAGGGCGACATGCTGCACATGGCGGGCGGCGGACGGATTTCCCGCGTACACGGCCCCTTTGTTTCGGACGAGGAGGTAGAGAAGGTCGTCCTCCACCTGAAGGCGCAGGGCCGACCGGAATATCTGGAGACGGTTACGGCCGACGAAGAGGAAAGCAAGGAAAGCAAGGAAGGCAAGGAAGTCGAGCCGCCCGCAGGCGCCGTATTCGACAAGAGTGACATGGCTGCCGAAGACGGCAATGATCTCTACGAGAAGGCAGTCAAGGTGGTGATGCGCGACAAGAAGTGCTCGACTTCCTACATCCAGCGCCGCCTGGCGATCGGCTACAACCGTGCGGCTTCCCTCGTAGAGCGCATGGAGAAGGAAGGACTGGTCGGGCCTGCCAATCACGTTGGCAAGCGCGAGATCATCAACGGCGAACGCGATGCATTCGGACCGATCGCACCCGACGAAGCCGAGTAA
- a CDS encoding MarR family transcriptional regulator: protein MGAPTLGFLLHDVARLLRKRFEQRAKCLGLTRAQWQTLAYLLNNDGIHQAALADMLEIEPISLTRILDKLVARRLVERRQHPTDRRISLLYMREEALPLIAEMRVLGDETRAEALQGVSAAEREQLFATLSLMKTNLVQACRNPATETESSNV, encoded by the coding sequence ATGGGCGCGCCCACTCTCGGTTTCCTTCTGCATGACGTGGCGCGCCTGTTGAGGAAGCGCTTCGAGCAGCGCGCGAAGTGCCTGGGCCTTACGCGCGCGCAGTGGCAGACACTCGCCTATCTCCTGAACAACGACGGGATTCATCAGGCAGCGCTCGCCGACATGCTGGAGATCGAACCGATTTCACTCACGCGCATCCTGGACAAGTTGGTGGCCCGGCGCCTGGTTGAGCGACGCCAGCACCCGACCGACCGCCGGATTTCGCTGCTCTACATGCGTGAGGAGGCCCTGCCGCTTATCGCGGAAATGCGGGTGCTAGGCGACGAGACCAGGGCCGAAGCCCTTCAGGGCGTTTCGGCCGCAGAAAGGGAACAGCTCTTCGCGACGTTGTCCCTCATGAAGACCAATCTTGTGCAAGCGTGCCGTAACCCGGCGACAGAAACAGAGTCCTCGAATGTCTGA
- a CDS encoding glutathione S-transferase: MTYELFYWDEIPGRGEFVRLALEEAGADYVDVVRGSEAQGRGISAMFEIMQSQTAPFIPFAPPFLRDGELVIAHVANILFYLAPRLGLAPKEEGLRFSANGLQLTIADLVAEIHDCHHPISVELYYEDQMDAARARAQSFLQHRLSKFLTYFERILRQNPAGPAFCVGSSLSYVDLSVFHFIEGLRYSFPKAMEKQEPAIPHLIALHDAVARRPHIKSYLASGRRLSFNEAGIFRYYPELDLN, from the coding sequence ATGACCTACGAGCTCTTCTACTGGGATGAAATTCCGGGGCGTGGCGAATTCGTTCGCCTGGCTCTGGAGGAAGCCGGCGCAGACTATGTCGATGTGGTTCGGGGTAGCGAAGCGCAGGGCAGGGGCATTTCCGCGATGTTTGAGATCATGCAGTCGCAGACGGCGCCCTTCATCCCGTTCGCGCCACCCTTTTTGAGGGATGGCGAACTCGTTATCGCGCACGTGGCCAACATCCTATTCTACCTTGCTCCCCGGCTCGGTCTCGCGCCGAAGGAGGAGGGATTGCGCTTCAGCGCCAATGGCCTGCAATTGACTATCGCGGATCTTGTCGCCGAGATACACGATTGCCACCATCCGATCAGCGTCGAGCTTTACTATGAGGATCAGATGGATGCAGCGCGGGCGCGCGCGCAAAGCTTCCTACAGCATCGGCTGTCGAAGTTCCTGACCTATTTCGAGCGGATCCTCCGCCAGAACCCGGCGGGGCCGGCTTTCTGTGTCGGCTCGTCCCTAAGCTACGTCGATCTATCCGTTTTCCATTTCATCGAAGGGCTCCGATACAGCTTTCCGAAGGCAATGGAAAAGCAGGAGCCCGCGATCCCGCACCTGATCGCACTGCACGATGCCGTCGCCCGCCGCCCGCACATCAAGAGCTATCTGGCGTCCGGGCGAAGGCTTTCGTTCAATGAGGCCGGTATCTTCCGATACTATCCGGAGCTCGACCTCAACTGA
- a CDS encoding HlyD family secretion protein, which yields MSEANSSLRVAANANAADAPTSELRDTVAETPVSAVPAAEVTAPGGIQVRRRRSLKRPILFALLPVCLAIGGYSYVTGGQVMSTDNAYIQADMVGITTDVSGIVEKIDVHENEAVKAGQTLFKLQAEPFEISLAGAEAQLGVVKNQILNLKASYEQSLAEITQAEADIPYYQTNLKRQEDLLSSAVASHAAYDQAKHDLEAAEQKVAVAKAEAKATLAQVGGDPGQTLESNPLYLQAKSDVDKARRELDHSVVKAPFDGIVTNVSSLQSGSYLTASQQAISLVSDTNMWIAANPKETELTHVVPGQAVSIYVDTYPGVEWKGKVASISPASGSSFSLLPAQNTSGNWVKVVQRIPMRVSIDDQQGKPPLRVGMSAIVDVDTGHARGLPESAEKLVSALSGSDHE from the coding sequence ATGTCTGAAGCAAATTCATCCCTGCGCGTCGCCGCCAACGCAAATGCAGCCGACGCTCCAACCTCCGAACTCCGAGATACAGTAGCGGAAACACCGGTCTCCGCGGTGCCCGCTGCTGAAGTGACTGCGCCCGGCGGCATTCAGGTCCGCCGCCGGCGCAGTCTCAAACGCCCAATTCTCTTCGCATTGCTTCCCGTGTGCCTCGCGATCGGAGGATATTCCTACGTGACCGGCGGACAGGTGATGTCGACGGACAACGCATACATCCAAGCGGACATGGTCGGCATTACCACGGATGTTTCCGGCATTGTCGAAAAGATCGACGTGCACGAGAACGAGGCGGTGAAGGCCGGACAGACGCTCTTCAAGCTGCAAGCCGAGCCGTTCGAGATCAGCCTTGCCGGGGCGGAGGCGCAGCTAGGGGTCGTCAAGAACCAGATACTGAACCTGAAGGCCAGCTACGAGCAGTCGCTTGCGGAGATTACCCAGGCGGAAGCAGACATCCCCTACTACCAGACCAACCTGAAGCGGCAGGAGGATCTTCTGTCGAGCGCTGTTGCCTCGCATGCCGCCTACGACCAGGCCAAGCATGACCTGGAGGCGGCCGAACAGAAGGTCGCCGTCGCCAAGGCCGAAGCCAAGGCCACGCTTGCCCAGGTTGGCGGTGACCCGGGCCAGACACTTGAGTCCAATCCGCTCTATCTCCAGGCGAAATCCGACGTGGACAAGGCCCGGCGGGAACTCGACCACAGCGTGGTCAAGGCGCCCTTCGACGGCATCGTCACGAATGTCAGCAGCCTCCAGTCCGGTTCATACCTGACAGCGTCCCAACAGGCGATCTCGCTCGTTTCCGACACCAACATGTGGATCGCGGCCAATCCGAAGGAAACCGAACTCACCCACGTCGTTCCCGGACAGGCGGTATCGATCTACGTGGATACGTACCCGGGCGTCGAGTGGAAGGGCAAGGTTGCAAGCATAAGCCCCGCTTCCGGCTCGAGCTTCTCGCTGCTGCCCGCGCAGAACACCAGCGGCAACTGGGTAAAGGTCGTCCAGCGGATCCCGATGCGCGTCAGCATCGACGATCAGCAAGGCAAGCCGCCGCTGCGCGTCGGCATGAGCGCGATCGTCGATGTCGATACCGGCCATGCACGAGGCCTGCCGGAATCCGCGGAGAAGCTGGTGAGCGCGCTCAGCGGCAGCGACCATGAGTAG
- a CDS encoding DHA2 family efflux MFS transporter permease subunit — MSSQGVSATAPIANRGAITACVILAVIMQALDTTIANVALPFIQGSVAASADQINWVLTSYIVAAAIMTPPSGFLAAKFGRKRVLLAAIAGFVFASVLCGIAQSLNQIVAFRLLQGLFGAALVPLSQGILLDIYTVEERGSAMALFGVSVMVGPVLGPVIGGWLTDNISWRWVFYINVPIGALAFFGITVFVSETKLDRLAKLDWFGFGMMSLFIASLQLFLDRGEQLDWFHSGEILVEAVVCVSAFYLLLVHTFTANNSFVNPRLFLDRNFTVSMVFIFIIGITYLASLALMTPYLQTLMGYPVITAGIVMGPRGLGTMVCMFLVGKLMGKIDTRFLLAIGLALTAWAMYDMTGWTPDVSQWTIVSVGFIQGAGLGFLFVPLTTMAFSTLPAQMRGDGTGLYNLSRNIGSSVGISVVAALITENVQTNHETIAAYVTPFNHAFHSAAAQSLSPFTAAGRAALDNTITLQATIIAYMDDFKLLMLMSIAALPLVLLLRKPTAPPVADHSAVME, encoded by the coding sequence ATGAGTAGCCAGGGCGTTTCGGCCACGGCTCCGATCGCGAACCGTGGCGCGATTACGGCTTGCGTGATCCTCGCTGTCATCATGCAGGCGCTGGACACGACCATCGCCAACGTGGCCCTGCCATTCATCCAGGGCAGCGTGGCGGCGAGTGCCGACCAGATCAACTGGGTTCTGACCTCCTACATCGTCGCGGCTGCGATAATGACGCCGCCGTCGGGCTTCCTCGCCGCCAAGTTCGGGCGCAAGCGTGTTCTTCTGGCGGCCATTGCCGGGTTCGTCTTCGCATCCGTACTGTGCGGCATCGCCCAGTCACTCAACCAGATCGTCGCCTTCCGCTTGCTGCAGGGACTCTTCGGCGCAGCGCTCGTCCCGCTGTCGCAAGGAATTCTGCTCGACATCTACACCGTCGAGGAGCGTGGATCCGCCATGGCCCTCTTCGGCGTCTCGGTCATGGTCGGCCCTGTCCTCGGACCGGTCATCGGCGGTTGGCTCACGGACAACATCAGCTGGCGTTGGGTCTTCTACATCAATGTGCCGATCGGGGCGCTCGCCTTCTTCGGCATCACCGTCTTCGTATCGGAAACCAAGCTGGACAGACTGGCGAAGCTCGACTGGTTCGGCTTCGGGATGATGAGCCTCTTCATCGCGTCGCTGCAGCTCTTTCTCGACCGCGGTGAACAACTCGACTGGTTTCACTCGGGTGAAATTCTCGTCGAAGCTGTTGTCTGCGTGAGCGCATTCTATCTGCTTCTGGTGCACACGTTCACGGCGAACAATTCCTTCGTCAATCCGCGACTGTTCCTGGACCGGAACTTTACCGTCAGCATGGTCTTCATCTTCATAATCGGCATAACCTATCTCGCGTCGCTTGCGCTGATGACGCCCTATCTCCAGACACTGATGGGTTATCCGGTCATAACTGCTGGTATCGTCATGGGCCCGCGTGGCCTCGGCACAATGGTCTGCATGTTTCTCGTCGGAAAGCTGATGGGCAAGATCGATACCCGCTTCCTGCTGGCGATCGGCCTGGCACTGACCGCCTGGGCCATGTACGACATGACCGGCTGGACGCCGGATGTCTCGCAATGGACCATCGTCTCCGTCGGCTTCATTCAGGGTGCAGGTCTCGGCTTCCTCTTCGTGCCGCTGACCACCATGGCCTTCTCGACGCTGCCGGCCCAGATGCGCGGCGACGGCACCGGCCTCTACAACCTGTCCCGCAACATCGGTTCCAGCGTCGGAATTTCGGTGGTCGCCGCCCTGATCACTGAAAACGTCCAGACCAACCATGAAACGATCGCGGCCTATGTGACGCCGTTCAACCATGCCTTCCACAGCGCGGCGGCGCAGTCGCTCAGTCCATTCACTGCAGCGGGCCGGGCCGCCCTGGACAACACGATAACCCTCCAGGCAACGATCATCGCCTATATGGACGATTTCAAGTTGCTGATGCTGATGTCCATCGCAGCATTGCCGCTGGTTCTCCTGCTGCGCAAACCCACGGCCCCGCCGGTGGCAGACCATAGTGCCGTGATGGAGTGA
- a CDS encoding ferritin-like domain-containing protein, which translates to MAEKTLNDLFYDTLKDIYYAERQILKALPKMARAAQAPKLKAAFEKHLEETQGHVERLQQVFEAIGKRAQGKTCEAIQGIIAEGEEIMEDFKGTPTLDAGLISAAQAVEHYEITRYGTLKAWAQRLGYTEAVTLLDATLREESKTDDALTKLAETAVNAAAQKKVA; encoded by the coding sequence ATGGCAGAGAAGACACTCAACGACCTGTTCTACGACACGCTGAAGGACATCTACTACGCCGAGCGGCAGATCCTGAAGGCGTTGCCGAAAATGGCCCGAGCCGCACAGGCCCCGAAGCTCAAGGCGGCCTTCGAAAAGCATCTGGAAGAGACACAAGGTCATGTGGAGCGCCTCCAGCAGGTGTTCGAGGCAATCGGCAAGCGCGCGCAGGGCAAGACCTGCGAAGCCATTCAGGGCATCATCGCCGAAGGCGAGGAGATCATGGAGGACTTCAAGGGAACGCCGACACTCGATGCCGGCCTGATTTCCGCTGCCCAAGCCGTCGAACACTACGAAATAACGCGCTACGGAACTCTGAAGGCTTGGGCACAGCGGCTGGGCTATACCGAAGCCGTAACCTTGCTCGACGCAACGCTTCGTGAAGAGTCCAAGACCGACGACGCGTTGACCAAACTCGCTGAAACGGCTGTCAACGCAGCAGCGCAGAAAAAAGTCGCGTAA